The DNA window AGCATCCGCGGGAGGTATGAAGAAATAAGCAACCAGCATGGTGATGGCCAGTGTGACTAAAAAGGAATATTGTCTGATTCTTTCGAGAAGATCAGCCCGGGCAATATGATAGATCGTACGAATGCCATTCATCCTAGGCTTCCCCCTGTTTCATCCTGATGTAGAGATAGGCATCTTCAAGAGTGGGGGTCGCTTCTATTGCTTCAGGTAACGGCGGAACATTCGAGACGATACGAAGCTGCAAGCCATTATCCTGCCTTATTGTACCGCTGATTGTCCATTTGGCACGGGCATTCTGAATCTCTTCATCAGGAATGATCACAGACCAGACCTTTCCTCGAACACTCCGTAGGAGACTAGATGGATCGGAGTGAGCGAGCAGTCTTCCTTCGGATAGAATAGCAATCTGATCTGCGGTCGCTTCAATATCCGATAGGATGTGTGTGGAGAAGACGATGATTCGATCGCCAGACAAATCGGTCAGCAAGCTACGAAACCTTACACGCTCTTCCGGGTCCAGTCCAACGGTGGGCTCGTCGATTACCAACAATCGCGGATCATTGAGAAGAGCCTGTGCAATGCCAATTCGTTGGCGCATACCACCAGAAAAGCTGCCGATTGGACGCTTCAGTGCATGATGTAAGTTCAGAAGCTCCAAAAGCTCCATGATTCGCTGCTTCGTCTGGCGTCCACCCAGGCCTTTTAATGCTGCCGCATATTCCAAAAATTCGATAGGGTTTAAATGAGGATACACTCCAAAATCCTGTGGCAAATAACCAAGCATCTGCCGCAGCTCATCGGGTTCTTTCCTAATATCGATCCCATTCCAGTTAATCGTTCCAGTCGTTGGTTGCGAGATCGTTGCAAGAATACGCATAAGTGTTGATTTGCCAGCGCCATTTGGACCAAGCAAACCGACTATTCCTTTTTTCATATGTAGATTCATTTCCCGTAAAGCCCAGACATCACCTTTATATTGTTTACTCACTTGTTTAATCTCCAGCTGCATGTACTTTCCTCCTTATCTGCTATCCTCTATGGACTATAAGAGAAATTGTAGAGGTTGAAAGTAACATTCAGGTAAACGACAGATGAAATCCAGGCTAACTTTACTGCGGAAGCATGACCGTTATACTTGTGCCGACGTTAACAGTGCTAGTCACATGGATGTCCCCTCCATGGGCCAACACCAGCTGTTTGGCAATCGCCATACCAAGTCCCGTTCCCTCCGAGCGCGAATCGGTTGTCGTCCCTCGGTAATATTTATTGAAAAGACCCTCCAATGATTCCTCGTCCATCCCAATTCCATCATCGGTAATCCTAATGTTTAGGTGAGTGGTTCGCGAGATTTGGATGTGGACCTTCGTCCCAGCTGGATTATGTAAAATGGCGTTAAGCAGCAGATTATGCAACGCCCGTCCAAGCAATTTAATGTCCAACAGCTTCTCCATAAAGGGTTCATCGGTTTCAAAAGACAAATGATAACCAACAGCCCTCGGATCATTAGCTACATCAACCATTATTCTTTTCACATATTCAACAAGATCAGTTGATTCAAGCTTTAGAGGAAGCTGTTGGTCATCCATCCGAAAAGATAAATTCAAATCGCCAATGAGCTCTTGCATATGATCGGCTTTATGCTCAATCTCCATCAGAAACTTTCTTTTTTCTTCTGTATTCCAGTCATAGTGAGGGGTAAGCAGCATGGAGGAATACCCCTTAATATAGGTGAGAGGGGTTTTTAAATCGTGGGAAATACCAGCAATCCACTCTTTTTGCATGTTATCGCTACGGATTCTAGCCTGCTTGCTTGTCTCTAAAACGTCCGCTAAAGTATGTAATTGAACAATCAGCTCTTTATACAAGTGATAGGGTCTCTTTAGCTTTTTTTTGTTTCTGGCATAAATTTTGCGATGATGGTCTGGTCTCACATATATACCACTGGCCAACTGATTAATCCAACCTATGATGTAGAATAACGGCTTTCCTATCGTCCAGCCAAGAAATAGGATAAAGAATAGGATGATGAAGAGCATACCGTTCAGAACGAAAGCATCCTGCCTATCTCCCGACTGTGGCAATAGCCATTCTGTTAGAACATAAAGTTCGACGTTAATGAGCACAACTACAAGAACCAGACTTAAGGTTACATGAATAGCAAGACGAAAGATGAGTCGAAAATTAACCTTCATGAGCAGATCCTTTCTTCGGCGGAAGGAACTTGTAACCGATACCGCGCAAATTTACAATAAGCTTCGGAGCAGCCGGATCTGCCTCCAACTTTTTTCTAAGTCTCGATAGATGGATAACCACTGTTTTCTCATCCCCCATCAGCGCCCTCCCCCATACTTGCTCATACAATTGAAGGGCAGTGAACACCTGGTTTGGATTCTCGCACAGAAAAACTAGCAGCTCGAATTCTTTGGCTGGGCAATGAATATCGATACCATTGACCATCACCTGAGCAGAAGATTTATTCACAACAAATACACCATAATCAAATATGTTTGATTTATGTGAGACACGTGCTTGATACAGACTTTGCCGACGTAGGTGAGTCTGGATTCTCGCAACGACCTCAAGCGGGTTAAAGGGCTTGGTGATATAATCGTCCCCACCAATGCCGAGCCCCATTAATTTATCCAAATCACCCGAACGTGCAGTCAGGAACAAAATCGGAACCGACGTAAACCTGCGGATGTCTTGACACAAAGCAAAACCATCCGTATCAGGAAGCATGACATCGAGCACGATAAGATCAAATGAAGTAGCCTCAACTAGGCGCAGAGCCTCATTTCCCGTAGTCGCTGTAACTACCCGCTCGAATCCTTCTTTTTTCAATAATGTTTCTAGCATGATCAAAATACCTTGTTCGTCATCAACCAATAAGATAGTTTCGCTACGCAATCTTACCCCTGCCTTTATATGTATAATGTAGAATGGAAGTAGTCTCGGACATAATAAATCACTTTCCTCACATTCAATATTTTACCACATAAACCCTCTGTGGCTGGCGGTGAATCTCCCCTTATCTGCATTGCCCCCGGGACGAAAAAGAAGAAGCATACTTGACCCGTGAACGAGTTTACGGATCGAGCATGCTTCTTTTGTTATCTTAACTTTTCTCCTAATTTACCTGCGTATCTACATCACACTCTATGCTTTAGGACAAGTGTATCTCCAAGATCCTCAATCAAGAAAAAACAAGGCCGCTCATACATCGTGGTGTTTGGCTGGTGAATGGTTAGCATCAGCTCATTTTGCCAAGTATAAAATAACATGCCGTGTCCTCCATCTTGAGCGAACAGTGGTTGTGGATCATGGAGCCATGGTCCTTGGATCGTACCACTTTCTGATCGGGCAAGGCCAATCGTATATCCGGTGGTAGAGTAGCTTGACCAGAGCATGACCAGCGTTCCATTTTGTGTACGATGCAACCAGGGTCCATCTGTCACATAATTTTCTCCTGATTGTATCACCACATCGCCAGTGTTAGGTACGCTCCAACCCGATTGTGATGCATAAAACATGATCTGTGGTGGCGCAGTAGCTTCGCGCAAATCCATGGTTAGCGGCATGCAGCACATCGCTCCATCTGAAATCTGTGTCCATTCATGCGAGAATACAAACCAAGGTATTTGATCCTCATCTATATACAAGGTGCCATCTAGACAATCCCATTCGAGCGGTGTGATAGGCTCTTCACTAATAGGGATAAAAGGACCAAGTGGTGTTTCAGCTCTCAGAATATGAACTCCGCGTGACCGGTTGTCAGCTTTGAAGCTCGCCAGCATATAATAAGCACCCTGATATGGATGTACCTCTGGTGCCCAAAATTGTTGATCTGCCCAGAAGCCTAGTGGTGGTGTAAATACTGTAAATGGACCTTCCCATTCATTTAAATCATGGCTACGATAGGTTTGGAAACCTTGCCCCTTTCCCGTCCAAGGATTAGCATCGGTCGTGCCATATAGATAATAGAGCTGTTCATCATCGACACGCAAAATAAACGGGTCCCTCAACTGTATTTCTGTAGTTTGCATATTTATGTTCTCCTAACCCCAACTTATATCGGTAATAGTTCAATCAACGAATGTAATCTCTGGTGTCCAAGTGGTCGAATCGTAGCTAGTGGTGCCGCGTTTGTCCACTCGGAACGAAATAACATCGCCTTTTTGCAAAGAGGTAGAACAAGAAGTGTCATATCCTTGGCTGTCATTATATTCAATGACTTGCCACTGTCCGTTTGAAGGCCAAATCATCTGATTGTTCTTCCAAATACTCACTGTGACTCCGTCGCCGCCATCAATAACCGCTTTCTTCACGATGCCGCTAATATCTACCTGACCTGCACGCGGCGATACCCAATCGAGCAAAATCTGCGTTACATCAGGGTGAAAAAAGAGTTCACCATTTGACTTCCAGATGGCATCCCAATCTTTAGGACCACGCCAATGCTCGGAATTGTCAGGATTCCAGACCATATCGCGCGTGCCGACACCTGCTTGCCATGTGCGATAGAACCATTGGTTCACTCCTTGTTCCTGAGAAAACTGCTGCGCCGCATTATGAATGGAACCCACTGGTAAAATCGGACCATCTGCAGTCAGCCCATCCGGGTATGTTGGAGAGATTAAATGCAGATTGCGGGCAAAAGCATTGACCTTGAAATGCGAATCGTTGAATGTGGATACATACTCATTGCCTATTTGAACGTTTTCAAACGTAACATTGTCAATGAGGTGAGATGCATCTCTGCCATAAATTCGGATCTCATTCGAACCATCCGAGCTTGACTGGATATTTTTATAATGGATATTACGAATAACTCCAGGCCACTGCCAGTTGCCTTGCAAGCTACCGAACCAGAAATCATCCTCCATGGTGATATTAATAAGGCGTTTGGCTTTTTCTACGCGGATATCTTCGAATGTGATATTCTGGATCGTGGTCGCGTTAAGCGCACAAATATTGATTGCCGATCGTTCTACTAGTTGATCTGGGTAATTAAGATCATCGTAGTTTCGTAAGATATCGATATTCTTAAACGTTATATTGTCAAAGCTACTTGCTAATGTCTCTGCTCCGATACCGATCGCATTGTTGCTATCACTCCAAAGCTGAGAATTTTGATAGGTAATATTATAAGTCGGTGGTGCGGTTGCGGGATTAGCCGCTGGGTTGTATCCGGCATCACCGGTACCTTTGATCGCTACGCTGTCATCACTCGTATGAATAAAGACATGATCAAACAATACATCATGACTGTTAGCGATATTGAATCCGTCAGAGGAAGCGTAACGTGCATTAATTGCTTTGTAATTTAGCACTTTGACCTCTTCGCACTTCCACATGAATGCCGTCCATGCATTCTTATCACGCGCTATGATCAGGTCGCGAATCTCAATGTTTTTGCTTCTTTTCAGAGCAAGGGCAACCTCATCATAACCATCCCCACTTGTATAATCATTGAGCAAAATCCCCCTACCTCGAATCACCACATTCTCTGCGTCTTGCACGAGGAAACGACCACGTACTATGGCGCCGCCTGAAACATATACGGTCTTGCCAGATGTAATTTGAACAGGACCCTGTGCAGACAAATCATGATATCCGGGTGGGTAATATATCACATTACTGTCCTGTGCAGAAGGCATATCTGTTTCAGGCGCTCGAGAAAATAGATGCAGCACACGACCATTATAGTCACCGTCCAGCAGCAAAGTTACGTCTGTGGAAGGGCTTATTTGAAATGAAACGCTATTCCCATTCTTTGTCCCTGCAAGTCCGAGCGAATCCGGTAGCAGCTTAAAGGAATCGAAAGGAAAGTTGACTGTAATCTTCACGTTGGTAGAGGCAGTCGTATCAAACGTTGCATAGGAGACCTTCTTGCCCCAAG is part of the Paenibacillus segetis genome and encodes:
- a CDS encoding ABC transporter ATP-binding protein; the protein is MQLEIKQVSKQYKGDVWALREMNLHMKKGIVGLLGPNGAGKSTLMRILATISQPTTGTINWNGIDIRKEPDELRQMLGYLPQDFGVYPHLNPIEFLEYAAALKGLGGRQTKQRIMELLELLNLHHALKRPIGSFSGGMRQRIGIAQALLNDPRLLVIDEPTVGLDPEERVRFRSLLTDLSGDRIIVFSTHILSDIEATADQIAILSEGRLLAHSDPSSLLRSVRGKVWSVIIPDEEIQNARAKWTISGTIRQDNGLQLRIVSNVPPLPEAIEATPTLEDAYLYIRMKQGEA
- a CDS encoding sensor histidine kinase — encoded protein: MKVNFRLIFRLAIHVTLSLVLVVVLINVELYVLTEWLLPQSGDRQDAFVLNGMLFIILFFILFLGWTIGKPLFYIIGWINQLASGIYVRPDHHRKIYARNKKKLKRPYHLYKELIVQLHTLADVLETSKQARIRSDNMQKEWIAGISHDLKTPLTYIKGYSSMLLTPHYDWNTEEKRKFLMEIEHKADHMQELIGDLNLSFRMDDQQLPLKLESTDLVEYVKRIMVDVANDPRAVGYHLSFETDEPFMEKLLDIKLLGRALHNLLLNAILHNPAGTKVHIQISRTTHLNIRITDDGIGMDEESLEGLFNKYYRGTTTDSRSEGTGLGMAIAKQLVLAHGGDIHVTSTVNVGTSITVMLPQ
- a CDS encoding response regulator transcription factor — translated: MRSETILLVDDEQGILIMLETLLKKEGFERVVTATTGNEALRLVEATSFDLIVLDVMLPDTDGFALCQDIRRFTSVPILFLTARSGDLDKLMGLGIGGDDYITKPFNPLEVVARIQTHLRRQSLYQARVSHKSNIFDYGVFVVNKSSAQVMVNGIDIHCPAKEFELLVFLCENPNQVFTALQLYEQVWGRALMGDEKTVVIHLSRLRKKLEADPAAPKLIVNLRGIGYKFLPPKKGSAHEG
- a CDS encoding glycoside hydrolase family 43 protein, which gives rise to MQTTEIQLRDPFILRVDDEQLYYLYGTTDANPWTGKGQGFQTYRSHDLNEWEGPFTVFTPPLGFWADQQFWAPEVHPYQGAYYMLASFKADNRSRGVHILRAETPLGPFIPISEEPITPLEWDCLDGTLYIDEDQIPWFVFSHEWTQISDGAMCCMPLTMDLREATAPPQIMFYASQSGWSVPNTGDVVIQSGENYVTDGPWLHRTQNGTLVMLWSSYSTTGYTIGLARSESGTIQGPWLHDPQPLFAQDGGHGMLFYTWQNELMLTIHQPNTTMYERPCFFLIEDLGDTLVLKHRV
- a CDS encoding glycosyl hydrolase family 28 protein, yielding MTQSKLLLQRSVVVLLFSLSFLFMFNQSTPFGYAQEPEGAVVTAYPTPSDLPAKYKSSDFSITAGNTSVPVYVSGENAWGKKVSYATFDTTASTNVKITVNFPFDSFKLLPDSLGLAGTKNGNSVSFQISPSTDVTLLLDGDYNGRVLHLFSRAPETDMPSAQDSNVIYYPPGYHDLSAQGPVQITSGKTVYVSGGAIVRGRFLVQDAENVVIRGRGILLNDYTSGDGYDEVALALKRSKNIEIRDLIIARDKNAWTAFMWKCEEVKVLNYKAINARYASSDGFNIANSHDVLFDHVFIHTSDDSVAIKGTGDAGYNPAANPATAPPTYNITYQNSQLWSDSNNAIGIGAETLASSFDNITFKNIDILRNYDDLNYPDQLVERSAINICALNATTIQNITFEDIRVEKAKRLINITMEDDFWFGSLQGNWQWPGVIRNIHYKNIQSSSDGSNEIRIYGRDASHLIDNVTFENVQIGNEYVSTFNDSHFKVNAFARNLHLISPTYPDGLTADGPILPVGSIHNAAQQFSQEQGVNQWFYRTWQAGVGTRDMVWNPDNSEHWRGPKDWDAIWKSNGELFFHPDVTQILLDWVSPRAGQVDISGIVKKAVIDGGDGVTVSIWKNNQMIWPSNGQWQVIEYNDSQGYDTSCSTSLQKGDVISFRVDKRGTTSYDSTTWTPEITFVD